From the Caballeronia sp. NK8 genome, one window contains:
- a CDS encoding AMP-binding protein, with translation MSPGQAAPREASEPHATDGIWYASYPPEVAREIDPLRYRSLAHFFDECVERFADRVAFVSLGSEMTFTALGKKAHAFASYLQGIGVKPGDRVALMMPNALVYPVALFGTLIAGAIVVNVNPLYTVRELSHQLKDSGAQTVVVLDRFAKTVQDAQPGTRVRNVIVTGLGDLLGHGLNLKGRTIDLLLRHVKKQVPAYALPDAVRLPLALARGARQKFEPVRVGHGDIAFIQYTGGTTGVAKGAMLTHRNVIANLLQALAWAGGRLVDGEETIVTPLPLYHIYSLTVNALAFLAIGARNVLIVNPRDIDSLLRALRHENFTAITALNTLYSALMDHDAFRRRDFSALKLAMAGGMATQRVVAERFRAMTGQTLVEGYGLTECSPLVCATPVVDMHGGSEFDGTIGVPVPSTLVRLRREDGAWANIDEPGELCVQGPQVMKGYWNRPEDTAKNIDANGWLATGDIGVMNARGIIRLIDRKKDMMIVSGFNVYPNEIEDVLAAHPKVRAVAVIGVPDPVTGERVKAFVVRRDETLTVEELLKFARLHLTGYKVPSYVEFRDTLPLTTIGKVLRRELREDGSIPRKSQD, from the coding sequence ATGAGCCCGGGACAGGCAGCGCCGCGCGAGGCTTCGGAGCCGCACGCGACCGACGGCATCTGGTACGCGTCGTATCCGCCGGAGGTCGCGCGCGAGATCGACCCTTTGCGCTATCGATCGCTCGCGCATTTCTTCGACGAGTGCGTCGAGCGGTTTGCCGATCGCGTCGCGTTCGTGAGCCTCGGCTCCGAGATGACGTTCACCGCGCTCGGCAAGAAGGCCCACGCATTCGCGTCGTATCTGCAGGGCATCGGCGTGAAGCCCGGCGACCGCGTCGCGCTGATGATGCCCAACGCGCTCGTCTATCCCGTCGCGCTCTTCGGCACGCTGATCGCGGGCGCGATCGTCGTGAACGTGAATCCGCTCTACACGGTGCGCGAGCTCAGTCATCAACTGAAGGACAGCGGCGCGCAGACTGTCGTCGTGCTCGACAGATTCGCGAAGACCGTGCAGGACGCGCAACCGGGCACGCGCGTGAGGAACGTCATCGTGACCGGACTCGGCGATCTGCTCGGACACGGGCTCAATCTGAAAGGCCGCACCATCGATCTGTTGCTGCGGCACGTTAAGAAGCAGGTGCCCGCCTACGCGCTGCCCGATGCCGTGCGCCTGCCGCTCGCGCTCGCGCGCGGCGCGCGGCAGAAGTTCGAGCCGGTGCGAGTCGGTCACGGCGACATCGCGTTCATTCAATACACCGGCGGCACGACCGGCGTCGCGAAGGGCGCGATGCTCACGCATCGCAACGTGATCGCCAATCTGTTGCAGGCGCTCGCGTGGGCGGGCGGACGGCTCGTCGATGGCGAAGAGACCATCGTGACGCCGTTGCCGCTCTATCACATCTATTCGCTGACCGTGAACGCGCTCGCGTTTCTCGCGATCGGCGCGCGCAATGTGCTGATCGTCAATCCGCGCGACATCGACTCTCTGTTGCGCGCGCTGCGTCACGAAAACTTCACGGCGATCACCGCGCTCAACACGCTCTACAGCGCGCTGATGGACCACGACGCCTTCCGCCGGCGCGACTTCTCCGCGCTCAAGCTCGCAATGGCGGGCGGCATGGCGACACAGCGCGTCGTCGCCGAGCGCTTCAGGGCGATGACGGGCCAGACGCTCGTCGAAGGCTACGGCCTCACCGAATGCTCGCCGCTCGTCTGCGCGACGCCGGTCGTCGACATGCACGGCGGCAGCGAATTCGACGGCACGATCGGCGTGCCGGTGCCGTCCACGCTCGTGCGCCTGCGCCGCGAGGACGGCGCGTGGGCGAACATCGACGAACCCGGCGAGCTGTGCGTGCAGGGCCCGCAAGTGATGAAAGGCTACTGGAACCGTCCCGAGGACACCGCGAAAAACATCGACGCGAATGGCTGGCTCGCGACCGGCGACATTGGCGTGATGAATGCGCGTGGCATCATCCGGCTCATCGATCGCAAGAAGGACATGATGATCGTCTCGGGCTTCAACGTGTATCCGAACGAGATCGAGGACGTGCTCGCCGCGCATCCGAAAGTGCGCGCGGTGGCGGTCATCGGCGTGCCCGATCCGGTGACGGGCGAGCGCGTGAAGGCGTTCGTCGTGCGGCGCGATGAAACGCTTACAGTGGAAGAACTGCTGAAGTTCGCCCGTTTACACCTGACCGGCTACAAGGTGCCATCCTACGTCGAATTTCGCGACACCTTGCCGCTCACGACCATCGGCAAGGTGCTCCGGCGCGAGTTGCGCGAAGACGGGTCGATACCACGGAAATCGCAGGACTGA
- a CDS encoding DUF1571 domain-containing protein: protein MPRARCRRLCLWLCLSIALASVLARAQTQATDEAARVGTMSVEQQAQWLSESAASGALAKLDDAQLVALFRSLDAGTLPRYLQDGLRDYASCEFTMRRRERIKGKWPKRADHMLVRVAHEPLRIYAKWLPDGAHAGQEVIYDDSTRPDELYGHLGGLLSVVPMWTSVNGAFARTQSNHSIRELGIVSISQRFIEEGRKFAEAGITKPSEIEVKTVNGIRVVALTYETAEGQPEFYAKKEVLGLDLKRPLFRTLESYDNDGNIFESVVFERIEPQAFDGLTFDPRNPDYRF from the coding sequence ATGCCGCGTGCGCGATGCCGCCGGTTGTGTCTGTGGTTGTGTCTGTCCATCGCGCTCGCGAGTGTGCTCGCCCGGGCGCAGACGCAGGCGACGGACGAAGCCGCGCGCGTCGGCACGATGAGTGTCGAGCAGCAGGCGCAATGGCTGTCTGAATCGGCGGCGAGCGGCGCGCTCGCGAAACTCGACGACGCGCAACTCGTCGCCCTGTTTCGCTCGCTCGATGCGGGCACCTTGCCGCGTTATCTGCAGGACGGCTTGCGCGATTACGCGTCGTGCGAGTTCACGATGCGCCGGCGCGAGCGCATCAAGGGCAAGTGGCCGAAGCGTGCGGATCACATGCTTGTGCGCGTCGCGCACGAGCCGCTGCGCATCTACGCCAAATGGCTGCCCGATGGCGCGCACGCGGGCCAGGAAGTCATCTACGACGATTCCACGCGGCCGGACGAACTCTATGGTCATCTCGGCGGCCTGCTGAGCGTCGTGCCGATGTGGACGTCGGTGAATGGCGCTTTCGCCCGCACGCAATCGAATCATTCGATCCGCGAGCTCGGCATCGTCTCGATCTCGCAGCGCTTCATCGAAGAAGGACGCAAGTTCGCCGAAGCGGGCATCACGAAGCCGTCGGAGATCGAAGTGAAGACCGTCAACGGGATTCGCGTGGTCGCGCTCACGTATGAAACAGCCGAGGGGCAGCCCGAGTTCTACGCGAAGAAGGAAGTGCTCGGGCTCGATCTCAAACGTCCGCTCTTTCGCACGCTGGAGTCCTACGACAACGACGGCAATATTTTCGAAAGCGTCGTGTTCGAGCGTATCGAGCCTCAAGCCTTCGACGGTCTGACATTCGACCCAAGAAATCCCGACTATCGTTTCTGA
- the surE gene encoding 5'/3'-nucleotidase SurE gives MSALSPIVQRVLITNDDGIDAPGLAVLEAVAAELAHEVWVIAPEHDQSGTSHSISLHSPLRVSRKGERRYGVQGTPGDCVVMGARHIMKDAPPTLVLSGINRGANLGVETMFSGTVGAAMTGLLLGLPSIALSQTFTDRENVRWDTARALAPGVIRQLLAISHEAPTCLNVNFPDCDASAAGPLTVTRQGVGLVEGIDVLPLVDPRGIDYHWLRFQRGPRPNSPDSETAVVAAGGVSVTPLHFDRTDERTFATLEAGLKRGV, from the coding sequence ATGTCCGCCCTTTCACCCATCGTGCAGCGTGTACTCATCACCAACGACGACGGCATCGATGCGCCCGGCCTCGCCGTGCTCGAAGCCGTCGCCGCCGAACTCGCGCACGAAGTCTGGGTCATCGCCCCGGAACACGACCAGAGCGGCACCTCGCACTCCATCAGCCTGCACTCGCCGTTGCGCGTATCGCGCAAGGGTGAACGACGCTACGGCGTCCAGGGCACGCCCGGCGACTGCGTCGTGATGGGCGCGCGCCACATCATGAAGGACGCGCCGCCCACGCTCGTGCTGTCGGGCATCAATCGCGGCGCGAACCTCGGTGTCGAGACGATGTTCTCCGGCACCGTCGGCGCCGCGATGACGGGCCTGCTGCTCGGACTGCCGTCGATCGCGCTCAGCCAGACCTTCACCGACCGTGAGAACGTGCGCTGGGATACGGCGCGCGCACTCGCGCCGGGCGTGATCCGCCAGTTGCTGGCGATCTCCCACGAAGCGCCCACGTGCCTGAACGTCAACTTCCCCGATTGCGACGCATCCGCCGCCGGACCGCTCACCGTGACGCGACAGGGCGTCGGGCTGGTGGAAGGCATCGATGTGCTGCCGCTCGTCGATCCGCGCGGAATCGACTATCACTGGCTGCGCTTTCAGCGCGGCCCGCGCCCGAATTCGCCCGATAGCGAAACGGCGGTGGTCGCGGCCGGTGGCGTGTCGGTCACGCCGCTGCATTTCGATCGCACCGACGAGCGTACTTTCGCCACGCTCGAAGCGGGACTGAAGCGCGGCGTCTGA
- a CDS encoding DUF2147 domain-containing protein, with protein MTRSIGRRGARLMLGALGALGALGAFIAASAFAQTPTPVGTWQTIDDQSGKPKAIIQIVDDGSGQLSGKVVRGIGEFDQPEKRCTACTDDRRDQLIKGMTIITGMRQNGDAWDGGQILDPEHGKLYKCKMKLEDGGQKLVVRGYVGVSLLGRSQTWVRQQ; from the coding sequence ATGACCCGTTCCATCGGCCGGCGCGGCGCGCGCCTGATGCTCGGCGCGCTCGGCGCACTCGGCGCACTCGGCGCGTTTATCGCCGCAAGCGCGTTCGCCCAGACGCCGACGCCCGTCGGCACCTGGCAAACCATCGACGATCAGTCCGGCAAGCCGAAGGCGATTATCCAGATCGTCGATGACGGCAGCGGTCAGTTGTCCGGCAAGGTCGTGCGCGGCATCGGCGAATTCGATCAGCCGGAAAAGCGCTGCACGGCCTGTACCGACGACCGTCGCGATCAGCTGATCAAGGGCATGACGATCATCACAGGAATGCGGCAGAACGGTGATGCATGGGACGGCGGCCAGATTCTCGACCCCGAACACGGCAAGCTTTACAAATGCAAGATGAAGCTCGAGGACGGCGGGCAGAAGCTCGTCGTGCGCGGGTATGTCGGCGTATCGCTGCTGGGGCGCTCGCAGACCTGGGTGCGCCAGCAGTAA
- a CDS encoding transposase, with the protein MKPYRDMSDEEWQMVAPLLPELRPRSELRGRPLANTRAVLNGVLWVMYSGASWSTLPRKYPSYQTCHRRFKTWHESGVLLRVMTQLFGPAGESLYALMTSRMRVPAEFKQELANMPESVYGDEAHKHQRHAA; encoded by the coding sequence GTGAAGCCCTACCGCGACATGTCCGACGAAGAATGGCAGATGGTCGCTCCGCTGCTTCCCGAACTGCGCCCGCGTTCGGAGCTGCGTGGACGGCCCCTCGCCAATACCCGCGCCGTGCTCAACGGTGTGCTCTGGGTGATGTACAGCGGTGCGTCGTGGTCCACGCTGCCGCGCAAATATCCGTCGTATCAGACGTGCCATCGGCGTTTCAAGACGTGGCACGAGTCGGGCGTGCTGTTGCGCGTGATGACGCAGCTGTTCGGGCCGGCAGGCGAATCGCTCTATGCGTTGATGACCTCGCGCATGCGTGTGCCGGCGGAATTCAAGCAGGAACTCGCCAACATGCCTGAGAGCGTCTACGGGGACGAGGCGCATAAGCATCAGCGTCACGCTGCCTGA
- the zapE gene encoding cell division protein ZapE, translating to MNVTEYYENELRTRGYQSDEAQLAAVARLQQCYEEWVAYKARRSNALKKFLVRPDLPRGVYMWGGVGRGKSFLMDSFYAIVPVQRKTRLHFHEFMREVHRELEELKGQADPLDELARRIAKRFRLICFDEFHVSDIADAMILYRLLDRLFKNGVQFVMTSNYQPDTLYPEGLHRDRLLPAIELIKEHLDVLNVDSGTDYRKRTLSQVKAYHTPLGAAADKALRADYAKLAAVPDESPILHIEKREIKALRRADGVVWFDFATLCGGPRSQNDYLELANRFHAVILSDVPQMTPRMASEARRFTWLIDVFYDHKVKLLMSAAVPAEELYVEGPMANEFARTVSRIVEMQSKEYLEAPRRVTDISLT from the coding sequence ATGAACGTCACCGAATACTACGAAAACGAACTGCGCACGCGGGGTTATCAATCGGACGAGGCGCAGCTCGCGGCGGTCGCGCGCCTGCAGCAGTGCTACGAGGAATGGGTCGCGTACAAGGCGCGCCGCTCCAATGCGCTGAAGAAGTTTCTCGTGCGTCCGGACTTGCCGCGCGGTGTCTACATGTGGGGCGGCGTCGGGCGCGGCAAAAGCTTTCTGATGGACAGCTTCTACGCGATCGTGCCCGTGCAGCGCAAGACGCGCCTGCATTTTCACGAGTTCATGCGCGAAGTGCATCGCGAGCTGGAGGAGCTGAAGGGCCAAGCCGATCCGCTCGACGAACTCGCCAGACGCATCGCCAAACGCTTCCGGCTGATCTGCTTCGACGAGTTCCACGTCTCCGACATCGCCGATGCGATGATTCTCTATCGCCTGCTCGACCGGCTTTTCAAGAACGGCGTGCAGTTCGTGATGACGTCCAATTACCAGCCGGACACGCTCTATCCGGAAGGGCTGCATCGCGATCGTCTGCTGCCCGCGATCGAGCTCATCAAGGAGCATCTCGACGTGCTCAACGTCGATTCAGGCACCGACTATCGCAAGCGCACGCTGTCGCAAGTGAAGGCGTATCACACGCCGCTCGGCGCAGCCGCCGACAAGGCGTTGCGCGCCGATTACGCGAAGCTCGCCGCCGTGCCCGACGAAAGCCCGATCCTGCATATCGAAAAGCGCGAGATCAAGGCGTTGCGCCGTGCCGACGGCGTCGTGTGGTTCGACTTCGCCACGCTGTGCGGCGGGCCGCGCTCGCAGAACGACTATCTCGAACTGGCGAACCGCTTTCACGCGGTGATTCTGTCCGATGTGCCGCAGATGACGCCGCGCATGGCATCCGAGGCGCGCCGCTTCACCTGGCTCATCGACGTGTTCTACGACCACAAGGTCAAGCTCCTGATGTCGGCGGCCGTGCCTGCGGAGGAGTTGTACGTCGAAGGGCCGATGGCCAACGAGTTCGCGCGCACTGTTTCGCGCATCGTCGAGATGCAGTCGAAGGAATATCTGGAAGCGCCACGGCGCGTTACGGATATTTCGCTGACCTAA
- the lpdA gene encoding dihydrolipoyl dehydrogenase codes for MSKEFDVVVIGAGPGGYIAAIRAAQLGKTVACIEKWKNPAGALKLGGTCLNVGCIPSKALLASSEEFENASKHLADHGISVSDVKLDVSKMLARKDGIVEKMTKGIEFLFRKNKITWLKGHGKFTGKNAAGVQIEVSGEGETEVVTAKNVIIATGSKARHLPNIPVDNKIVADNEGALSFDAVPKKLAVIGAGVIGLELGSVWRRLGAEVTVLEALPQFLGAADESLAKEAAKQFKKQGLDIHLGVKIGEVKTSDESVSIAYTDSTGNAQTLEADRLIVSIGRVPNTDNLGLESIGLKANERGFIDVDDHCATSVPNVYAIGDVVRGPMLAHKAEDEGVAVAEIIDGQKPHIDYNCVPWVIYTEPEIAWVGKTEQQLKAEGREIKTGQFPMMANGRALGIGKAEGFVKMIADAKTDEILGVHVIAADASDLIAEAVVAMEFKAASEDIGRICHPHPSLSEVMREAALAVDKRALNM; via the coding sequence ATGTCCAAGGAATTTGATGTCGTCGTGATCGGCGCGGGCCCGGGCGGCTATATCGCGGCGATTCGCGCAGCGCAGCTCGGCAAGACGGTTGCGTGTATCGAGAAGTGGAAGAACCCGGCCGGCGCGCTCAAGCTCGGCGGCACGTGCCTGAACGTGGGCTGCATTCCGTCGAAGGCGCTGCTCGCGTCGTCGGAAGAATTCGAAAATGCGTCGAAGCATCTGGCCGATCACGGCATCAGCGTGTCGGACGTGAAGCTCGACGTGTCGAAGATGCTGGCCCGCAAGGACGGCATCGTCGAGAAGATGACGAAGGGCATCGAGTTCCTGTTCCGCAAGAACAAGATCACGTGGCTCAAGGGTCATGGCAAGTTCACTGGCAAGAATGCTGCCGGCGTGCAGATCGAAGTGTCTGGCGAAGGCGAAACGGAAGTCGTCACGGCGAAGAACGTGATCATCGCGACGGGCTCGAAGGCGCGTCATCTGCCGAACATTCCGGTCGACAACAAGATCGTCGCGGACAACGAAGGCGCGCTGTCGTTCGACGCGGTGCCGAAGAAGCTCGCCGTGATCGGCGCGGGCGTGATCGGTCTGGAACTCGGCTCGGTGTGGCGGCGTCTCGGCGCGGAAGTGACCGTGCTGGAAGCGCTGCCGCAATTCCTCGGCGCGGCGGACGAGTCGCTCGCGAAGGAAGCCGCGAAGCAGTTCAAGAAGCAGGGCCTCGATATTCACCTCGGCGTGAAGATCGGCGAAGTGAAGACGTCGGACGAGAGCGTGTCGATCGCTTATACGGACAGCACGGGCAACGCGCAGACGCTGGAAGCGGATCGCCTGATCGTGTCGATCGGCCGCGTGCCGAACACCGATAACCTCGGCCTGGAAAGCATCGGCCTGAAGGCCAACGAGCGCGGTTTCATCGACGTCGACGACCATTGCGCGACGAGCGTGCCGAACGTGTACGCAATCGGCGACGTCGTTCGCGGCCCGATGCTCGCGCACAAGGCGGAAGACGAAGGCGTGGCGGTGGCGGAAATCATCGACGGTCAGAAGCCGCACATCGACTACAACTGCGTGCCGTGGGTCATCTACACGGAACCGGAAATCGCGTGGGTCGGCAAGACCGAACAGCAGCTCAAAGCCGAAGGCCGCGAGATCAAGACCGGCCAGTTCCCGATGATGGCCAACGGCCGCGCGCTGGGTATCGGCAAGGCGGAAGGCTTCGTTAAGATGATCGCCGACGCGAAGACCGATGAAATCCTCGGCGTGCACGTGATCGCCGCGGACGCATCGGACCTGATCGCGGAAGCGGTGGTGGCGATGGAGTTCAAGGCGGCGTCCGAAGATATCGGCCGCATTTGCCATCCGCATCCGTCGCTGTCGGAAGTGATGCGTGAAGCGGCGCTCGCCGTCGACAAGCGCGCGCTGAACATGTAA